One segment of Fusarium oxysporum f. sp. lycopersici 4287 chromosome 7, whole genome shotgun sequence DNA contains the following:
- a CDS encoding mannosyltransferase: MDLIRRATKVAPSKPPLQLPLDEKRDSKHNKSVDSRMAFFRRPLRLKGNSTISVPLGVVVFFPMLVLILIFILFVSHPSSPGRFLIPGGAPPKMRKISEKYDKVFVEGCAQPDTSQPRANAAFVILARNKEIDGVLQSIKSVERHFNRWYHYPYVFLNDGDFDDNFKEAVRNHTSGDVEFGKVGPDMWGFPDWIDPKVASEGIAKQGDAAVMYGGLESYHKMCRFYSGFFFNHPLLLKYEWYWRVEPEISYFCDITYDPFQKMIEHNKTYGFTIAVKELRETVPNIFRYASAYKRLNNITSKGLWEMFVEPPEDEDEDASKDSDTSPNPEKSFWDTLTGKKENIVDPESMEGETYNMCHFWSNFEIAKLSWFRSKEYQDFFEMMDRSGGFWMERWGDAPIHSLAAGALLGPQDIHYFRDFGYRHTTIQHCPANAPGKQLEREPYLEKTTFPEYKRFEEDDYWEHWDDVQEGGIGCRCRCDTDVVDVEGKEGSCLAEWVDVAGGWEHPY; this comes from the exons atggACTTGATCAGGAGGGCCACCAAGGTGGCTCCCAGCAAACCTCCTCTACAACTTCCCCTCGACGAGAAGAGGGATTCCAAACATAACAAGTCGGTCGATTCTCGCATGGCCTTTTTCCGAAGACCCCTGCGATTAAAGGGGAACTCTACAATTTCCGTACCTCTGGGCGTGGTTGTCTTTTTTCCAATGCTTGTTTTAATCCTTATTTTTATTCTCTTCGTCAGCCATCCCAGTTCCCCCGGCAGGTTTCTGATACCAGGGGGTGCTCCCCCCAAGATGCG GAAAATCAGCGAAAAGTACGATAAGGTGTTCGTCGAGGGCTGCGCCCAGCCTGACACCAGCCAACCTCGAGCCAACGCCGCATTTGTGATATTAGCGCGAAACAAGGAGATCGATGGTGTTTTGCAATCCATAAAATCAGTCGAGAGACATTTCAATCGCTGGTATCATTACCCCTATGTGTTCCTCAACGATGGTGATTTCGACGACAACTTCAAGGAGGCTGTTAGAAACCACACCTCCGGTGATGTTGAGTTTGGAAAGGTTGGACCAGACATGTGGGGGTTCCCCGATTGGATTGACCCCAAGGTAGCTTCAGAGGGTATTGCCAAGCAGGGTGACGCTGCCGTCATGTACGGAGGCCTAGAGAGCTACCACAAAATGTGCAGGTTCTACTCTGG cttcttcttcaaccaccCCTTATTACTCAAGTATGAGTGGTACTGGCGAGTCGAGCCCGAGATCAGCTACTTTTGCGACATCACATA CGACCCTTTCCAGAAAATGATCGAACACAACAAAACATACGGCTTCACCATCGCCGTCAAGGAACTTCGAGAGACTGTCCCCAATATCTTTCGATACGCCTCCGCCTACAAGCGACTTAACAACATCACATCGAAGGGCTTGTGGGAAATGTTCGTCGAGCCACcagaggacgaggacgaggacgcTTCTAAGGACAGCGATACCTCGCCAAATCCCGAGAAGAGTTTCTGGGATACCCTCACGGGTAAAAAGGAGAACATTGTCGACCCTGAGTCAATGGAGGGAGAGACCTACAACATGTGCCACTTCTGGTCCAATTTCGAAATTGCGAAGCTCAGCTGGTTCCGCAGCAAGGAGTACCAGGACTTCTTTGAAATGATGGACAGAAGCGGTGGCTTTTGGATGGAACGA TGGGGCGATGCTCCTATTCACTCCCTTGCCGCTGGCGCTCTCCTCGGGCCCCAGGATATCCATTACTTCCGAGACTTTGGTTACCGACATACAACGATTCAGCATTGCCCTGCCAATGCGCCGGGCAAACAGCTCGAACGTGAGCCCTACCTAGAAAAGACAACATTCCCCGAGTATAAGAGatttgaggaagatgattACTGGGAGCATTGGGACGACGTGCAAGAAGGTGGCATTGGCTGTCGCTGCAGATGTGATACAGACGTTGTCGACGTTGAAGGCAAAGAGGGATCATGTCTTGCAGAATGGGTCGACGTTGCTGGCGGCTGGGAGCATCCGTACTAG
- a CDS encoding cytochrome c oxidase subunit 5b, with amino-acid sequence MFLQRSALTAARRAAARPAVARTFTTSFVRRDAARPATPNEQAAALAGTAEKKVGSYKTLKEIRTEEDLFGPGAAPGTVPTDLEQATGIERLEILGKMEGVDIFDMRPLDASRLGTMKDPIMVRSAGEEQFAGCTGFPADSHNVHWLGITRERPIERCPECGSVYKMDYVGPEDDHHHHHPPEFEEPKTFADYIKPEYRYK; translated from the exons atgTTCCTGCAACGCTCCGCCCTCACTGCGGCTCGCCGCGCCGCCGCTCGACCTGCTGTCGCTCGCACCTTCACCACCTCTTTCGTCCGCC GAGATGCTGCCCGTCCTGCGACCCCCAACGAGCAGGCCGCTGCTCTTGCTGGCaccgccgagaagaaggttggCTCCTACAAGACTCTGAAGG AGATCCGAACTGAGGAGGACCTCTTCGGTCCTGGTGCCGCCCCCGGAACCGTTCCTACCGATCTCGAGCAGGCCACCGGTATCGAGCGTCTCGAGATTCTCGGTAAGATGGAGGGCGTCGACATCTTCGACATGCGCCCTCTCGACGCCAGCCGCCTCGGAACGATGAAGGATCCCATCATGGTCCGATCCGCCGGCGAGGAGCAGTTCGCTGGCTGCACTGGTTTCCCCGCCGACTCTCACAACGTCCACTGGCTCGGC ATCACCCGCGAGCGCCCCATCGAGCGATGTCCCGAGTGCGGCAGCGTCTACAAGATGGACTACGTCGGTCCTGAGGAcgatcaccaccaccaccatcctCCCGAGTTCGAGGAGCCCAAGACCTTTGCCGATTACATCAAGCCCGAGTACCGATACAAATAA